The region CCCCTTCTAGAGATAATTTAGGGTTAAATACCCCTCTTGatacaaaaaattcatctaCTATTAGGCATGCACATAATATCAACTCCAATGCACTTGGTGACCCAAAACCAAAAGTCAGATCATTGAGAGAGATTAGAAAAGCTGCTAATAAGGGAACTAAATCATATAAAGActgtaataaaaaaaagagagaTGAGAGCGTTTTAGAAGAGGATGATCTGGATTTAAAACTGTCCGCCAACTCGAGCAACTCTGACACATTTAATAGACCACCATTGAAGAAGCTAAAAACAGAGAACACTAAAAGTACTAAATATACATCTCAGGTTTCAATAGAAGCTGAATTGGGAACAGCTGCTTTAGATTTGAACAGGAATATAGAAGTTTcgttttcaaaaaattcaaactaTATTGTCCCTGAAGAGAAAGGTGAGACTAACTTTTCATTATCTGATACACAATTTAGCAAAGAATCTTCTCCAAGTGTTAGAATATCTCTAAATTCCAGTTTGTCAAACGAAATATCGTTGAAGCCGAATAAAAATCTcattaaaacaaaagataatactaataataattttaaacatTTGTCTCCTGATTTACAAAGTATTTTAGATACTTCAACTAATCGAGGCTCAATAGATTATATGACAGAATGTACacctaaaaataatagtcCAGAGAATGTTGATCTTttcaatgaaattattaatagtgCCCATTCAATTGCTGAAGATACATATGAAAcagataaagaaaattttaataagaaTTCTAAAAAGCAATTATCAATGAAACTTCTTGATACTTACATTGCAAATAGTAAAAATgctatatttttaaaaaaaactaactTTTTATATCAGTTACTGAAGGgtaaattttgtaaaatcaTTTCTTATCACTTCACAGCCAATATTAAAACCTATTCagaatcattaattaatcaTATGAGAAAAATCATAATAACcctaatttattttatttccaagacattcatatttataattgaaTGCATctatttactatttttcttaGCCTTATATggtatttataaattaggCTTTATATTGTATCTGGCTGTTCTTTCCCTAATGTCAATTAttcataattattatagaaTCCATAAGAAGAAGTTACGctgtttttttatcaatacTGCAAAAGTATCTTCAATATTGCTCCCtatattgtttttaatCTGGTACAGAGAACAAAAGTTAGCTACAGGTTATTGTGGTTATTCTTTATCTCCACCATCAATTATAcattcaaaatcaaatgttttttctcaaatgatttttaaatttgatgCATGgctaaaacaaaaatttagCCCCAGTTGTGTAAGCTGTCCAAAAAATGCTTTGTATACTTTTAATATGAATGCTAACTGTCAAAGCGGATTTGAGTTTacatattcttttttcaatttttatgGATTAATCCCAATGAGAAGACACTGTgaaaagatgaaattagACACCAAAAAGTTGAACAAGATACTAACAAATATAATGGCTATACtcacaaaaaaaaatacagaaGCTATCTactttttaaattctaattaTGTAACATTTTCAAAGGATGACTtatatgaatttttattggGTAGGTATTTTAATGATGGTAAAGAAGTcgatatatattttgagaCAGTAGTTAAAAGCCTAAAAAATAATCCGGATATCGTTTGGAAAGAGGTGGAAGATCTCTCTGGTAGCAAGTATGATAAACATAATAATGTTACGATTTCAGCAGTGGAAGAAGTGTTCTATTCTACAAAAACTAATTTTCCAGGATTTaactatttatttaaaaataaactagCCCCTTTTCTCCTTATGCTCATACTCTCACCGCttctatatattattataactATTTTCCTCATAACTCTTGTCAGTTATAAAACGTATctaacaagaaaaaaagttcAGCACATTGTTCAAAGGGttgtaattgatttaaaatctgCAAAAAGATCTGATAACTCCTTGGATTATAGGAATACAAcacaaattaaagaattaatttttgaagaagaaaaagatatGAAAACTTTGAGAAATTTGTGGAAACTCATCAGATTGGAGTTATCCAATTACTTAGAGGTtacaaattatattaaagaacAAGATGGTGAGATTATTGAATGCTGGGAATGGGACTCTAATGAACGTTACTAAATATAGGACTAGTTTTGTATAGTaagttattttattatttttatgtAATTATAGATCTAatcaagatttaaaaaataattgaatttaatttttgtttatttttttttattttaaatgtttttccaaaatatctgaaagttaaaatttacaattaactcttttttagaattaaactaatttttaatatatttttttaaatagaatattatataaagcATATACTACTATTAAATGACTTAATAAATAAGATAacatatattatttaaattttgattaaGCGATCCCAAAACCTTCATGACCTTCGTTAATTGCTAACAAAAGTGAGCCCCGGAGAGTTTCATAGGAATTGTAAGCTGGTAGATCCAATTGATTAAAACATGTATGAGATGAAGGTAATCTATCAGTTGACCCATAATCTTTATGAATGgaaaatttacaaatacCATTTACACCAGAAAGCTCTTTGAATCCATTTAATGGAACCTTACTTGTACCGGTGACgaattgtaataattttgctCTTTCTTCAGtatcaaatgatttaaCAGCTCTCCAAAAGTATCCTATTTGTTTACAAGATGCTGTGTAAGTTACGTAggtagtattatttttccaatCATCGACATCAATGTCAGGAAGACCACTTATTAGAAGTTCTAATTCTTGTTCGTCAAATATAGAAATCAAGTCTTTAGGAATTAGTGCATGGAATCCTTGTAAAAAGTTCTCCATTTGACCACTCACTGAAGtttgtaatttatattctactatttttttaacgTAATCATGCTTATTTTCTTGAGTAACCTGCACGTTGCGACCATTctcaattaaatcaattattttgtgCTCACCATAATCATCGGTTTCGACAGAAAAAGTTTCCTCAATGACACCtgtaatatcattttcaagcatccaaattaaagatttataGTACTCTAAATCCAAAGATTCCATATCTTTTAATGAAACAGATTTACctagaatatttttgtaaacTTCTCTACTAAAATGACAATCCAGATAACATTTATCTCTAATTGCCTTACCAATTACCATACCAATAAACTTGAAAAACGAATAATGCTCTGGGTTAATACCAGATGTACGATTTGGTCGGAAAGTAGTTTTTTCAGAAGCAACCGGGATAAATAATGCATAATCAGGATTAAACATTTGTCTAGATAGAACTTGGTACCATTCTCTGGTTAAACCACCAGCATCAACACCACTTTCTCCTTTGAAAGTAATTTCAAGTTTCgattttttgatttcttCGTCtgatttaaagaaaagagCTCTGTAGGAGTCAAGGAAAACTTGGTCACGACGCACAGTAATAGACAATTTTGGTCTATCTTGTGTGTCTGAAGTCAATCTAGCggtaaaataatatctcTTGTTGTCaaaatcaagaattttAGTGTTCTTTATCAATAAAGAGAATGGGCCACTCATTAATTTTGGGTTAGAACGAATCATATGatttaatagttttttATGAAGGTCAGTGAATGGGAAGAACAAGTTTTCCACAGTAACATTAGAAAAGTCAAGCTTGGTTACATCTtcatatttcaatataCCCTTTGGACTGGATTGAACAGAGTTCGTATGCTTACATACAACCATCAATGATTCGATTAGGGGGAGAAGAATGGTagcagaagaagaaaacgTTTTTCTACTTTCAAAATCTGACAAACAACAGCTCAGAGCCTTCCACATCTCGCCTAAATTCATTTGATTATACAAAGtcatcaatttttcaacattCTCTGAGCCATATTTATTCGTATGCATGTACAAGTAATCTACCGCAGTTAATACTTTTAGTAGTTTTGATTGATTAGAACTAGGAATTGTAAATTTCTGAATAATTTCTGAATTGATTTCGGCACTGCTACCTACTATAGAGCTTGCAGCTgctaaatcttttaaatcatttgttAATATTTGTACCGTTTGTTTTGcaatatttaatagttCTTCTGTAAAGATAGTAATTGAgtcatttaaaaatgacAAATTGTGCATGATATTCAGAGTCTGCTGAAAAACTTTAGTATTACAACTATCTAGCTTAATGATGGAAACTAGTCCTactaattcatcattagtAAACTCTGGTAGTTGAAGTTTTCGTTTAATATGCCCTTTTTCATTCaatgatttagaaatagATACTATAGGTTTTGAGCAAATTTGAATGATTCTGGTTAAAAGATCCATCAGTACACTTTCATCAGTTATAACCTTCTTATTTAGTAAAAGAAACAAGTATTTAATTGGAAAGATAGTAGTTTTAATGGTTCCTTCCTTTTTGAACTTGGTAGGAGACTTAGATCCAATAAACTTTTCATGTTCTGTAATAAAGTAGTATCTTAATCTTGAGTCAGCCTCAATTAAGTTCtgtaaaatttcaatgGCTTGATTAGCAACTACCAGTGGGGTACAATCTGCGGGTAGCTGTTTCATATTTGGCGTAATTTGAGGAGATTTCCCATTTGTTTGGGATTTTGCCGTAATGTGAGAAAACACTTTTTCTAAGGAATGCTGATTTTCAACTACCTCagttaaaataataagtaGCATATTTATGATGTCACTACGGTTCTGTTTACTTGAACATAGACGGAAAAAAAGTTCATGATATGCCTCTCTTTGAATATAAGGCTGGGAGATAAATGTTGATCTTAGAATGGCAGCAATTCCATGCCTATCAACCAGCggagaaaaataaagacGAGGcgtctttttcttttcttcttcattagcTTCAACTGTCATATTATCGGTACCATTAATTGCTCTATCAGAAACCTGGGCGATTGTTGCATTACTACGAATAGTctcaattatattatttatccTGGATTCTGCCGCCTCCTGCTCCAAAATTTCTTCCCTAATTTCTTGGGGAATGGCGTTCAAAAAATCTGAGTCAACTTCCCTAGAATGAATATCTGAATTCATCGCTTCTGCTCTCCGTTCACGTATATGTTCAGCAAACACATCTGCTCTCATATCTTCCGGTAAAGCACATAAAAATTCAGGATCAATATCTGTACCTCCGATATCAACTTCTTCTCCGTCGATTGTAACGTATACTGGCTCATGATTATCAGGGCTGTGATCAGAATGCATACCCGCATCCTCCTCATTTGTTGTTGACCCATCATCATGCTCACTATCCACCTCCTCAATTTCAGGTTCAGAATTACCAGCTTCCGATTCAGCTTCACTAGCGGAgagaatattgaaataactGTTTTCCCCACGTGCTTCTACGCCATCTTCtatctttaaattcaaacGAGCTCGTTCTCTACTGGCATCcttaattctattaattaTAGTATTTAATGTATAAGTTGCATATTTCTTTGAATCGTAAAACATGTCAAATATATCTTTCCATCTTGAAACAGAAGATTTCAGAACTATTCCATCCGGCATTCTTTCATCAAAAGAATCGCCAGAGAATAGCACCCCGGCATATGGTGGACGGTCAGATCTTGGACGGATACCTGAACCTACACTTATTAATTGATCagatatatcattttcaactTCTTCTAGACCAGTTGGGCCCAGTGGATTCACCAAATTACTTTGACGTCTACGTCCAggatttaat is a window of Henningerozyma blattae CBS 6284 chromosome 5, complete genome DNA encoding:
- the HEH2 gene encoding Heh2p (similar to Saccharomyces cerevisiae YDR458C and SRC1 (YML034W); ancestral locus Anc_5.577); this encodes MYTKHLEPGFNTKLLKLAQLKQILRENGVKYPEKAKKSQLMKLYETEITPKLPKLRTEHQNRKKKEADLKNQQQLKHDNNKSFPQTPKHSTDKSFYNLITASKYTMLGDNPVRTNRSPSPSRDNLGLNTPLDTKNSSTIRHAHNINSNALGDPKPKVRSLREIRKAANKGTKSYKDCNKKKRDESVLEEDDLDLKLSANSSNSDTFNRPPLKKLKTENTKSTKYTSQVSIEAELGTAALDLNRNIEVSFSKNSNYIVPEEKGETNFSLSDTQFSKESSPSVRISLNSSLSNEISLKPNKNLIKTKDNTNNNFKHLSPDLQSILDTSTNRGSIDYMTECTPKNNSPENVDLFNEIINSAHSIAEDTYETDKENFNKNSKKQLSMKLLDTYIANSKNAIFLKKTNFLYQLLKGKFCKIISYHFTANIKTYSESLINHMRKIIITLIYFISKTFIFIIECIYLLFFLALYGIYKLGFILYLAVLSLMSIIHNYYRIHKKKLRCFFINTAKVSSILLPILFLIWYREQKLATGYCGYSLSPPSIIHSKSNVFSQMIFKFDAWLKQKFSPSCVSCPKNALYTFNMNANCQSGFEFTYSFFNFYGLIPMRRHCEKMKLDTKKLNKILTNIMAILTKKNTEAIYFLNSNYVTFSKDDLYEFLLGRYFNDGKEVDIYFETVVKSLKNNPDIVWKEVEDLSGSKYDKHNNVTISAVEEVFYSTKTNFPGFNYLFKNKLAPFLLMLILSPLLYIIITIFLITLVSYKTYLTRKKVQHIVQRVVIDLKSAKRSDNSLDYRNTTQIKELIFEEEKDMKTLRNLWKLIRLELSNYLEVTNYIKEQDGEIIECWEWDSNERY